From Xanthomonas sp. 10-10:
GAAGGATCTGGACCTGACCTATCCGCAGTACCTGGTGATGCTGGTGCTGTGGGAAACCGACAGCCGCAGCGTGTCGGAGATCGGCGAGCGGCTGTATCTGGATTCGGCCACGCTGACGCCGCTGCTCAAGCGGTTGCAGAGCGCTGGACTGGTCACCCGCACGCGGGCCGTCAGCGACGAGCGCCAGGTCATCATTGCGCTGACCGATGCCGGGCGCGCGCTGCGCAACAAGGCCGGTCGCGTGCCGGAGCAGGTGTTTTGCGCCTCGGCCTGCTCGTTGGACGAACTGCGTCAACTCAAGCAGGAGCTGGAGAAGCTACGCTCCAGTTTGGGTGCGGGATAAAGCCTGTTCCTGCATCCAATCGCTTCGACATCAAATAGCGCGCGATTTAATCGACAACAATTTATTCACTGCGCACTGCGCTCACTCAGGAGAACCACCATGGCCTCACCCGAAAAGATCCTCTATACCGCCCACGCCACTGCCACCGGCGGCCGCGAAGGCCGTGCCGTGTCCTCGGACAACGCACTGGACGCCAAGCTGTCCACCCCGCGCGAGCTTGGCGGCGCTGGCGGAGACGGCA
This genomic window contains:
- a CDS encoding MarR family transcriptional regulator, whose translation is MDTATTTADRTTALLQLDNQLCFALYSANLAMHKLYRGLLKDLDLTYPQYLVMLVLWETDSRSVSEIGERLYLDSATLTPLLKRLQSAGLVTRTRAVSDERQVIIALTDAGRALRNKAGRVPEQVFCASACSLDELRQLKQELEKLRSSLGAG